In a single window of the Pseudomonas sp. B21-015 genome:
- a CDS encoding universal stress protein: protein MSEQSRFMLVVSPLMENSPAFDRAAALAKASGAALHIVAFDYLQGLATASMVNEQALEQMRLGYVERHRQWLEDQARPLRKIGVPVTTEVVWVERPLQEILIHLKEQPMAVLIKALEYESLLSRIMFTPLDIHLLRECPVPLHFVSHAQHALPRRILAAVDPFHSNTQYKDFNDRILREASKLASTCNAQLDVIYAHDLSSLSADEFDFDSSSALFSSGKAKTLFDAQADAFRELAERNGIAPEQQHMIMGNPTKVLAQYADAYDIDVIVMGRVGHRGVGRLVGSTVEHLLYKMPCSVWVVSPEEL, encoded by the coding sequence ATGTCTGAGCAATCACGCTTCATGCTGGTCGTCTCGCCCCTCATGGAAAACAGCCCCGCGTTCGACCGCGCCGCCGCGTTGGCCAAGGCCTCGGGCGCGGCCCTGCACATCGTCGCCTTCGATTACCTGCAAGGCCTGGCAACGGCAAGCATGGTCAACGAACAAGCGCTGGAGCAGATGCGGCTCGGGTATGTCGAGCGCCATCGGCAATGGCTCGAAGACCAGGCCCGGCCCTTGCGTAAAATCGGGGTGCCCGTCACCACGGAGGTGGTTTGGGTTGAACGACCTTTGCAGGAAATCCTCATTCATCTCAAAGAACAACCCATGGCGGTACTGATCAAGGCACTGGAATACGAGTCGCTGCTGTCACGGATAATGTTCACGCCCCTGGATATCCATTTGCTGCGCGAATGCCCGGTGCCGCTGCATTTTGTCAGCCATGCGCAGCACGCGCTGCCGCGCAGGATCCTCGCCGCGGTCGATCCCTTCCATAGCAATACCCAGTACAAGGATTTCAACGACAGGATTTTGCGCGAGGCCTCAAAACTGGCCAGCACCTGTAACGCCCAGCTCGACGTGATCTACGCCCACGACCTTTCATCCCTCAGCGCGGACGAGTTCGATTTCGACAGTAGCTCGGCATTGTTTTCTTCAGGCAAAGCCAAGACGCTGTTCGACGCACAGGCCGATGCCTTCCGCGAACTGGCCGAGCGCAATGGTATCGCGCCGGAGCAACAGCACATGATCATGGGCAACCCGACCAAGGTCCTTGCCCAATACGCCGATGCCTACGACATCGACGTGATTGTCATGGGCCGGGTCGGCCACCGAGGCGTGGGTCGACTGGTGGGCAGCACGGTGGAACATCTGCTGTACAAGATGCCGTGCAGTGTATGGGTGGTTTCACCTGAGGAGCTCTAG
- a CDS encoding BON domain-containing protein, which produces MSDLSLRQSIMDELEFQPDIDAANIGVTVDNGVVTLTGHVKSYAQKVSAEHAVKSIKGVRAVAEEIQVRPMKGAGTADDAIASRALNILTWCSDIPEQDIKVVVQNGWITLEGEVDWQYQKETAEMAVRKLSGVVGVDNRLVLRPQVNVDDIQRRIEEALKRNAEVDAKGIHVKVEGDVVKLEGKVHLWRERQIAERAAWSVPGVRQVDDHLRIA; this is translated from the coding sequence ATGAGCGACTTGAGTCTGCGTCAGAGCATTATGGATGAGCTTGAATTCCAGCCTGATATCGATGCCGCCAACATCGGTGTGACCGTGGACAACGGCGTCGTCACGCTCACCGGCCACGTTAAAAGCTACGCGCAAAAAGTCAGCGCAGAACACGCGGTTAAAAGCATAAAAGGGGTACGCGCCGTGGCCGAAGAAATTCAGGTCAGGCCGATGAAAGGCGCCGGCACGGCGGACGACGCCATTGCCTCCCGCGCCTTGAATATCCTCACCTGGTGCTCCGACATTCCCGAGCAGGATATCAAGGTCGTTGTGCAGAACGGGTGGATCACCCTTGAAGGCGAAGTGGACTGGCAGTACCAGAAAGAGACCGCCGAGATGGCTGTGCGCAAGCTGTCGGGAGTGGTAGGCGTGGACAATCGGCTCGTCCTTCGTCCGCAGGTGAACGTGGATGATATCCAGCGTCGCATCGAAGAAGCCCTCAAACGCAATGCCGAAGTCGATGCCAAGGGCATTCACGTCAAGGTCGAAGGCGATGTGGTAAAGCTTGAAGGCAAAGTTCATTTGTGGCGCGAGCGTCAGATCGCCGAGCGTGCCGCCTGGTCAGTACCGGGTGTGAGGCAAGTTGATGATCATTTGCGCATCGCCTGA
- a CDS encoding heavy metal translocating P-type ATPase, which produces MLSKWLDPVLLLLTTLTLLAGGIAQVAHKSDWASICWAAGSLVMALVLLVEIVRRLARREAGVDLIALLSIAAALFFRQTLVAAVIALMLASGRILEFFTKQRAERELRALVDRAPRFAWLQENGNLRQIPVEQIQAHQTLLVRLGEVVPVDGRLLSPTAILDESALSGESLPVTRREGEQLPSGVTNVGAPMLLTATRTAAQSTYAGVVRLAEAARRSRAPFVRLADRYALFFIPLTLLIAGIAWYMSGDSLRALAVLVVATPCPLILAVPISIMSGISRAARRGILIKDGVTLEALAEVKQVFLDKTGTLTSGHARLQSIETNGALDPQHLLSLAASLAQASTHPISQAIVEAACQRGLPLSVPQAVEESPGSGLCGLIDGRRVRFGTLSFVQQESPVGDWAATMLRRMDYLACSGSFIEVDGALAGLLIFSDKLRRETPLTLRRLRNRGIERIVMLTGDRVETAEMIALSAGIDELRAGLSPGDKVRAVQDACLHASTLMVGDGINDAPALAAANVGVAMGASGATASAQAAGVVLLVDRLDRLVEALDIARRTRHIARQGVLAGMGMSVLAMGVAAFGYLPPLVGAVVQEGIDVVIIFNALRALGPLRGLRQRKLAAEHIDRLQDEHDQLSTVLSDLHQLASDFAQRPLKQAQTDLLALVKNLQESLARHERDDENTLYPLLTQSLPGEDPMSAMSHVHREIFRLIHLLARMSTDFSTDPATASVDEIQHQLIRLDTLVRLHFDQEEELFRYLDKR; this is translated from the coding sequence ATGCTCAGTAAGTGGCTGGACCCGGTTCTACTGCTGCTCACCACCCTGACGCTGCTGGCAGGGGGCATTGCGCAGGTTGCTCACAAGTCTGACTGGGCATCGATTTGCTGGGCCGCGGGCAGTCTGGTGATGGCCCTGGTGCTGCTCGTCGAGATTGTCAGGCGCCTGGCCCGGCGCGAGGCGGGTGTGGATCTGATCGCTCTGCTGTCGATTGCCGCCGCGTTGTTTTTTCGGCAGACGCTGGTGGCGGCGGTGATTGCCTTGATGCTGGCGTCGGGGCGCATCCTGGAGTTCTTCACCAAACAACGCGCCGAACGCGAGCTACGTGCGTTGGTCGACCGGGCGCCACGCTTTGCCTGGTTGCAGGAAAACGGCAATTTACGGCAGATTCCGGTCGAGCAGATCCAGGCGCATCAGACGTTGCTTGTGCGCCTGGGGGAGGTGGTGCCGGTCGACGGTCGTCTACTCAGTCCCACCGCGATTCTCGACGAGTCGGCGCTCAGCGGCGAGTCATTGCCGGTCACCCGCCGGGAAGGAGAACAACTGCCCAGTGGCGTGACCAATGTCGGTGCGCCGATGCTGCTGACAGCCACTCGAACCGCAGCGCAGAGCACCTATGCGGGGGTGGTGCGTCTGGCCGAAGCGGCACGACGCTCGCGGGCGCCTTTCGTGCGTTTGGCTGACCGTTACGCGTTGTTCTTCATTCCGCTGACATTGCTGATTGCCGGCATCGCCTGGTACATGAGTGGCGATTCTTTGCGCGCGCTGGCGGTTTTGGTGGTGGCCACGCCTTGCCCGTTGATTCTTGCAGTGCCGATTTCGATCATGTCAGGTATCTCGAGGGCGGCGCGGCGCGGGATCCTGATCAAGGACGGCGTCACCCTGGAAGCGCTGGCCGAGGTCAAGCAGGTGTTTCTCGACAAGACCGGCACGTTGACCAGCGGCCACGCCCGTCTGCAGTCGATCGAGACCAACGGAGCGCTCGATCCGCAGCATCTGCTGAGCCTGGCCGCTTCGCTGGCACAGGCCTCGACCCATCCCATCTCCCAGGCCATTGTCGAGGCCGCCTGTCAGCGTGGATTGCCGCTCAGCGTGCCGCAGGCGGTCGAGGAAAGTCCGGGCTCTGGTCTTTGCGGGTTGATCGATGGCCGGCGGGTGCGTTTCGGCACGTTGTCTTTTGTTCAACAAGAATCACCGGTTGGCGACTGGGCCGCCACCATGCTGCGTCGCATGGATTACCTGGCGTGTAGCGGCAGCTTCATCGAAGTGGATGGGGCACTTGCGGGCCTGCTGATTTTCTCGGACAAACTGCGTCGGGAAACCCCGCTGACCCTGCGCCGGCTGCGCAACAGAGGCATCGAGCGGATCGTCATGCTCACGGGTGATCGTGTGGAAACCGCCGAGATGATTGCACTGTCAGCCGGGATCGACGAGTTGCGTGCCGGGTTGAGTCCTGGGGACAAGGTGCGTGCGGTACAGGATGCCTGCCTGCACGCCAGCACACTGATGGTCGGTGATGGCATCAACGATGCCCCGGCCCTGGCGGCGGCCAATGTCGGGGTGGCCATGGGGGCCAGCGGTGCCACGGCGTCCGCGCAAGCGGCGGGAGTTGTGCTGCTGGTGGATCGTCTGGATCGTCTGGTCGAGGCGCTGGACATCGCCCGCCGGACCCGCCACATCGCCCGTCAAGGCGTATTGGCCGGCATGGGCATGTCGGTGCTGGCCATGGGGGTGGCAGCCTTCGGTTACCTGCCGCCGCTGGTCGGTGCCGTGGTGCAGGAGGGCATCGATGTGGTGATCATTTTCAATGCCTTGCGTGCATTGGGGCCGTTACGAGGTCTGCGCCAACGCAAGCTTGCCGCCGAACATATCGACCGCCTGCAGGACGAACACGACCAGCTCTCTACGGTACTGAGCGATCTGCACCAACTGGCAAGCGACTTCGCCCAGCGTCCACTTAAACAAGCGCAGACGGACCTGCTGGCGCTGGTAAAAAACCTGCAAGAATCACTGGCCCGTCATGAACGGGACGATGAAAACACCCTGTACCCGCTGTTGACGCAAAGCCTGCCTGGCGAGGATCCCATGTCGGCGATGAGCCACGTCCATCGAGAGATTTTTCGCCTGATCCATTTACTGGCGCGCATGAGCACGGATTTCAGCACCGACCCTGCAACGGCTTCTGTCGATGAGATACAGCATCAGTTGATCCGCCTCGATACCCTCGTGCGGCTGCACTTCGATCAGGAGGAAGAGCTCTTTCGCTACCTTGATAAGCGCTGA
- the arcD gene encoding arginine-ornithine antiporter, whose translation MATHLHGTQPILPPTAPQPLAGSWRQLEPKRLSLSLLVALVVGSMIGSGIFSLPQNMAASAGAGAILIGWLITGVGMLSLALVYQTLSSRQPTLDNGVFAYARALGGEFLGFNSAWGYWISAWVGNVSYMVILFSALSFFFPLFGEGNNKAAIAGASVVLWSLHWMILRGMRTAAKANALTTLAKIVPLLLFIGLVIAAFQRKTFVVDFWGSPALGSTLDQVKSTMLVTVWVFIGIEGASVFSARAAERVNVGRATVIGFVITLLLLIAVSLLSLGILGQPELATLKNPSMAGVLQAVVGPWGAMLISIGLIISVGGALLAWTLLAAESIFTPAKEKVMPGTLAVESARGVPANALWITNGCIQLFLLLTLYSSATYLTLISLATSMILLPYLFSGLYALKLTWQGQTYAGHRGLQLRDMAIASVATLYCLWLLYAAGPKYMLLSALLYAPGSLIYLGTMKARQGQALNGPETGLLIIIWTAAAIAGWMLWSGTLAL comes from the coding sequence ATGGCGACTCATCTGCACGGCACGCAACCGATCCTTCCGCCGACCGCCCCCCAACCCCTTGCCGGCAGTTGGCGACAACTGGAGCCCAAACGCTTGTCCTTGAGCCTGCTGGTTGCTCTGGTGGTCGGTTCGATGATCGGCAGCGGCATTTTCAGCCTGCCGCAAAACATGGCCGCCAGTGCGGGTGCCGGCGCCATCCTGATTGGCTGGCTGATCACCGGCGTCGGCATGCTGTCGTTGGCGCTGGTCTATCAAACCTTGTCCAGCCGTCAACCGACACTGGACAACGGCGTGTTTGCCTATGCCCGGGCGTTGGGTGGTGAGTTCCTCGGCTTCAACTCCGCCTGGGGTTATTGGATCAGTGCCTGGGTCGGCAACGTCAGCTACATGGTGATTCTGTTTTCCGCGCTGAGTTTCTTCTTCCCGCTGTTTGGCGAAGGCAACAACAAAGCGGCGATTGCCGGGGCGTCCGTGGTGCTTTGGTCGTTGCACTGGATGATCCTGCGGGGCATGCGCACCGCAGCCAAAGCCAACGCGCTGACCACACTGGCCAAAATCGTGCCCTTGCTGCTGTTTATCGGGCTGGTGATCGCAGCCTTCCAGCGTAAAACCTTTGTGGTCGACTTCTGGGGTTCTCCTGCACTGGGCAGCACGCTGGATCAGGTCAAAAGCACCATGCTGGTGACCGTCTGGGTGTTCATCGGGATCGAGGGTGCCAGCGTGTTTTCCGCCCGTGCGGCAGAACGCGTCAATGTCGGCCGTGCCACCGTTATCGGTTTCGTCATTACCTTGTTGCTGCTGATTGCGGTGTCCCTGTTGTCGCTGGGCATTCTCGGACAACCGGAGCTGGCGACCCTGAAAAACCCTTCGATGGCGGGCGTGCTTCAAGCGGTAGTCGGGCCGTGGGGCGCGATGTTGATCAGCATCGGCTTGATCATTTCAGTGGGTGGCGCCCTGCTCGCCTGGACGCTGTTGGCAGCCGAATCGATATTCACCCCGGCCAAGGAAAAGGTCATGCCGGGTACGCTCGCCGTGGAGAGCGCCCGCGGAGTGCCGGCCAATGCGCTGTGGATCACCAACGGCTGCATTCAACTGTTCCTGCTGCTGACGCTGTATTCGAGCGCCACTTACCTGACCCTGATTTCCCTGGCCACTTCAATGATTCTGCTGCCGTATCTATTTAGCGGTTTGTACGCGTTGAAATTGACCTGGCAGGGCCAGACCTACGCCGGCCACCGAGGCCTGCAACTGCGCGACATGGCCATTGCCTCGGTCGCCACGCTGTATTGCCTGTGGTTGCTGTATGCCGCCGGGCCTAAATACATGTTGCTCAGCGCTTTGCTCTACGCCCCCGGCTCGTTGATTTACCTGGGCACCATGAAGGCTCGCCAGGGACAAGCGCTCAATGGCCCCGAGACGGGACTGTTGATCATTATCTGGACGGCGGCAGCCATCGCCGGCTGGATGTTGTGGTCCGGAACACTGGCTTTGTAA
- a CDS encoding Hsp20/alpha crystallin family protein, with protein sequence MANSVKKMPVQTEKKTVAQPLNADLWHPFENLRQQIDHVFEDFSRGTGLSLFGRGLFDVEPLWRKELTGYGMPAVDITEKDKSFEITAELPGMDQKNIELKLSNGCLIIKGEKKEDKEEKRKGYHLSERHYGSFERVFSLPKGVDAEKIEASFSKGVLSISLPKKPEAMKADKVVPVKAD encoded by the coding sequence ATGGCCAATTCCGTGAAAAAAATGCCGGTACAAACCGAAAAGAAAACCGTTGCGCAGCCACTGAACGCCGATCTGTGGCATCCCTTTGAAAACCTTCGCCAACAGATCGATCACGTATTCGAAGACTTCAGCCGCGGCACAGGGCTGTCGCTATTCGGTCGCGGACTGTTTGATGTCGAACCGCTCTGGCGCAAGGAACTGACAGGCTACGGCATGCCTGCCGTGGACATCACCGAGAAAGACAAGAGCTTCGAAATCACTGCTGAACTGCCCGGCATGGATCAGAAGAACATCGAACTCAAACTGTCCAACGGTTGCCTGATCATTAAAGGAGAAAAGAAAGAGGACAAGGAAGAAAAGAGAAAGGGTTATCACCTCAGCGAGCGTCACTATGGCTCCTTCGAACGGGTGTTCAGCCTGCCCAAAGGGGTCGACGCCGAGAAGATCGAAGCGAGCTTCAGCAAAGGCGTACTGAGCATCTCGCTGCCGAAAAAACCCGAAGCCATGAAAGCGGACAAAGTCGTGCCCGTCAAAGCCGACTGA
- a CDS encoding erythromycin esterase family protein, protein MNIPSQNMLNQLYGAHTHIDEASIVPLLRQYAEPLPELNSQAFGEMFDRYADARVVMIGEASHGTSDFYRTRAAITQRLIEQHGFNIVAVEADWPDAGHVDRYARGLARSAWTRHIFSRFPTWMWRNTDVKAFTHWLHQYNHQHAPEQRVEFRGLDVYSLRNSIHEVLSYLDRVDPQLAHEARRRYGCLSPWQDDPALYGHFVERDGIMPCEHAVVEQLNAMLAEQLAGAIKDDEAFFDATRNARVIQAAEQYYRAIYRGSTASWNLRDRHMFDTLRALLEHRGPQAKAVVWAHNSHIGNAAATEMGWKGQFNIGQLCRNAYGRDVVLIGMSTDHGQVAAADDWDGEMLIKDIRPSRPDSWERKFLNAGVPASLTDWRDPQRKELRQALSKPLLERAIGVIYRPASERSSHYFESVLSEQFDAMVWIEQTQPVTALPLPKSQALEPEDETFPFGI, encoded by the coding sequence ATGAACATACCTTCCCAAAACATGCTGAACCAACTGTATGGCGCGCATACCCACATAGATGAGGCCTCCATCGTCCCGCTCCTGCGTCAATACGCCGAACCCCTGCCGGAACTGAACTCACAAGCCTTTGGTGAAATGTTCGACCGCTACGCGGATGCGCGCGTGGTGATGATCGGTGAAGCCAGCCATGGCACCAGTGATTTCTATCGGACCCGGGCAGCGATTACCCAACGGCTGATCGAGCAGCACGGGTTCAATATCGTGGCCGTTGAAGCAGACTGGCCAGACGCGGGTCATGTAGACCGTTATGCCCGGGGGTTGGCGCGCTCGGCCTGGACGCGGCACATTTTCAGCCGGTTCCCGACCTGGATGTGGCGCAACACCGATGTGAAAGCGTTCACCCATTGGCTGCATCAGTACAACCACCAACACGCGCCTGAACAGCGCGTCGAGTTTCGCGGTCTGGACGTTTACAGTTTGCGCAATTCCATCCACGAGGTTCTGAGCTATCTGGACCGTGTCGACCCGCAGCTGGCACACGAAGCTCGGCGTCGCTATGGCTGTTTGAGCCCCTGGCAGGATGATCCTGCGCTGTACGGCCACTTTGTCGAACGCGACGGCATAATGCCCTGCGAGCATGCGGTGGTCGAACAGCTCAATGCCATGCTGGCCGAGCAATTGGCCGGGGCCATCAAGGATGATGAAGCGTTCTTCGATGCGACCCGGAACGCCCGGGTCATCCAGGCGGCGGAACAATATTACCGAGCGATTTATCGAGGTTCGACGGCCTCCTGGAACCTGCGCGACAGGCACATGTTCGACACGTTACGTGCGCTGCTCGAACACCGCGGCCCTCAAGCCAAAGCTGTGGTGTGGGCGCACAACTCCCATATCGGCAATGCGGCCGCCACGGAAATGGGCTGGAAGGGTCAGTTCAATATCGGTCAACTGTGCCGCAATGCCTATGGGCGCGATGTGGTTCTGATCGGCATGAGCACCGACCATGGCCAGGTGGCCGCGGCCGACGACTGGGATGGCGAGATGCTTATCAAGGACATACGGCCGTCTCGGCCAGACAGTTGGGAGCGCAAGTTCCTCAACGCCGGCGTCCCGGCTTCATTGACCGACTGGCGGGATCCACAGCGAAAAGAGTTGCGCCAAGCCCTGTCCAAACCTCTGCTGGAGCGGGCCATCGGAGTGATCTATAGACCCGCCAGCGAGCGCAGCAGCCACTACTTCGAGTCAGTGCTGAGCGAACAATTCGACGCCATGGTCTGGATTGAACAGACGCAACCGGTAACGGCATTGCCGCTGCCGAAAAGCCAGGCGCTGGAACCGGAAGACGAAACCTTTCCATTCGGCATATGA
- a CDS encoding dienelactone hydrolase family protein: MFEPRYRKLDLGNVALSADLRLPVHAGGLVVFVHGSGSGRSSPRNQQVALSLAQRGLGTLLFDLLTEPEQYQDNQTRELRFNIALLSSRLVKVIDWIGRDAELQPLPIGLFGASTGAAAALLAAAERADVVHAVVSRGGRTDLAGAALSRVKAPTLQIVGELDPVVLNLNVQSGRALQCEQRLEVVAGATHLFEEAGTLEEVARLAGDWFEKYLQR, encoded by the coding sequence ATGTTTGAGCCTCGCTATCGAAAGCTCGACCTGGGGAACGTGGCGCTGTCTGCCGACCTGCGTTTGCCGGTGCACGCTGGCGGCCTGGTGGTGTTCGTTCATGGCAGCGGCAGTGGTCGTTCAAGCCCGCGTAATCAACAGGTCGCACTATCTCTGGCTCAGCGGGGGTTGGGCACGTTGCTGTTCGATCTGCTCACGGAACCGGAGCAATACCAGGACAACCAGACTCGGGAATTGCGTTTCAATATTGCGCTGCTGTCCAGCCGACTGGTGAAGGTGATTGACTGGATTGGCCGGGACGCCGAACTGCAACCGCTACCGATCGGATTGTTCGGCGCCAGCACCGGTGCAGCGGCGGCGCTATTGGCGGCGGCCGAGCGGGCGGACGTGGTGCATGCGGTGGTGAGCCGGGGAGGGCGGACCGATCTGGCGGGTGCGGCGCTGTCCCGCGTGAAGGCCCCGACCTTGCAGATTGTCGGTGAGCTGGATCCGGTGGTGCTCAATCTCAATGTGCAAAGCGGTCGCGCCTTGCAGTGCGAGCAGCGCCTGGAAGTGGTGGCGGGCGCGACACATCTTTTTGAAGAGGCAGGAACCCTTGAAGAAGTCGCCAGACTGGCCGGCGACTGGTTCGAGAAGTATTTGCAACGGTAG
- a CDS encoding phosphoribosyltransferase has product MQTLLRDRVDAGRRLVEPLLKYAHRPDVIVLALPRGGVPVAYEIATALEVRLDLMLVRKLGVPFHQEFAMGAIASGGIQIVNDDTLRANRIDQRTLDNVVARETQELLRRERLYGGSRAPVALKDQVVILVDDGLATGASMMAAVQAARLQSPSRIVVAVPVAPPETVEALFSEVDEVICPLTPEWLMSIGNWYMNFSQTSDEEVIDLLQRAWRRESAARVSGQEDSDV; this is encoded by the coding sequence ATGCAAACCCTCTTGCGTGACCGGGTGGATGCCGGTCGACGGCTGGTGGAGCCGCTGCTCAAATACGCTCATCGACCCGATGTCATCGTTCTCGCCTTGCCCCGTGGCGGCGTGCCGGTTGCCTATGAAATTGCCACGGCCCTGGAGGTTCGCCTGGACCTGATGCTGGTCCGCAAGCTGGGGGTGCCATTCCATCAGGAGTTCGCCATGGGCGCGATTGCCAGTGGCGGCATCCAGATCGTCAATGACGATACGCTGCGGGCGAACCGTATCGATCAGCGCACGCTCGATAACGTGGTGGCACGGGAAACCCAGGAACTGTTGCGTCGCGAGCGCCTGTACGGGGGCTCGCGTGCCCCCGTGGCGCTCAAGGATCAGGTGGTGATTCTGGTCGACGATGGCCTGGCGACCGGGGCCTCGATGATGGCGGCGGTCCAGGCGGCGCGCCTGCAATCACCGTCGCGTATTGTCGTCGCCGTGCCGGTGGCGCCACCGGAGACGGTAGAGGCGCTGTTTAGCGAAGTCGATGAGGTGATCTGCCCGCTCACCCCCGAGTGGCTGATGTCGATCGGCAATTGGTACATGAATTTTTCCCAGACCTCGGATGAAGAAGTCATCGATCTTTTGCAACGGGCCTGGCGCAGAGAATCCGCTGCGCGTGTTTCCGGCCAGGAGGATTCCGATGTTTGA
- a CDS encoding phosphoribosyltransferase family protein yields the protein MPTLLASPRLRLYDSNELDSVLQAMARQAATLLPSTQVALIGIQRRGEPLAQRLQHHLSRQTGQPELPLYPLKVKRYADDLKVLHAHTELTENPLLGELDLASTTLLVVDDVLFEGHSLLRTCAYLAQLGARRVYTAVLVDRHVCQQPIHADIVGVHLQVAATDIVECNVPPYETEFCIEVWRHGAAR from the coding sequence ATGCCGACCTTACTTGCAAGCCCGCGGTTGCGCTTGTACGACAGCAATGAACTCGATTCGGTGCTGCAGGCGATGGCGCGCCAGGCCGCGACACTGTTGCCATCCACTCAAGTGGCCCTGATTGGCATCCAACGCCGCGGCGAACCTCTGGCGCAGCGTTTACAACACCATCTGTCACGTCAGACCGGCCAGCCAGAACTGCCGCTCTACCCCTTGAAGGTCAAGCGCTATGCCGATGACCTCAAAGTGCTGCATGCCCACACCGAACTGACCGAAAATCCGCTGCTGGGCGAGCTGGACCTTGCCAGCACCACCCTGCTCGTTGTCGACGATGTGCTGTTTGAAGGCCATTCGCTCCTGCGTACCTGCGCGTATCTGGCGCAACTCGGTGCTCGCCGGGTCTACACGGCCGTATTGGTCGACCGGCACGTCTGCCAGCAGCCGATCCATGCCGATATCGTCGGCGTGCATCTGCAAGTTGCCGCCACCGACATCGTCGAATGCAACGTGCCCCCTTACGAAACGGAGTTTTGTATTGAGGTCTGGCGTCATGGCGCTGCGCGATGA
- a CDS encoding Spy/CpxP family protein refolding chaperone, with amino-acid sequence MAASVLLVPSSSVFANPPMPAQGGMYHRFQDFDWVKYTQQTLDDLKGKLNLKPEQMPAWDTWATGGMTDANQHQEKAKAGRDEMASTKTAPMNETTPERMAREIERLRAQTKWMEAHLERLDAALVRTKTFYEVLDAEQKTIFDLFWTVVHHRLFGDDRWQMPMHMFRPRMMQGEQDDTSKQ; translated from the coding sequence ATGGCGGCAAGCGTGTTGCTGGTGCCATCCTCCAGCGTCTTCGCCAACCCGCCGATGCCTGCGCAAGGTGGCATGTATCATCGTTTTCAGGATTTCGATTGGGTCAAATACACGCAACAGACCCTGGACGATCTCAAGGGCAAGCTCAATCTCAAGCCGGAGCAAATGCCCGCCTGGGACACATGGGCCACGGGGGGCATGACGGACGCCAATCAGCATCAGGAAAAGGCCAAGGCCGGACGTGATGAAATGGCGAGCACGAAGACGGCGCCGATGAATGAAACGACCCCCGAAAGAATGGCCAGAGAGATAGAGCGTTTGCGCGCACAAACCAAGTGGATGGAGGCGCATCTGGAGCGCCTGGATGCTGCGCTGGTGCGTACCAAAACCTTCTACGAGGTTTTGGATGCTGAGCAGAAAACCATTTTCGATCTGTTCTGGACGGTGGTGCATCACCGGCTCTTCGGCGATGACCGTTGGCAGATGCCGATGCACATGTTCAGACCGCGAATGATGCAAGGCGAGCAGGACGACACAAGCAAACAGTAA
- a CDS encoding nitroreductase, translating into MNIDKAISGRRSTREYTTEAVDEDVIRRLISAAAQAPSAMNQQPWTFTVIRDQSLLDRVSREAKAHLLATIPAAAQPEHFHTLLDDENYQIFYHAPVLILISGTAPGQWVVEDCALAAENLMLAAYAEGLGTCWIGFAQGFLDTPQGKHVLGLPSEWTPVAPIIVGHPQTAPAPVPRKEPVIRWIG; encoded by the coding sequence ATGAACATCGATAAGGCGATCTCGGGCCGTCGCTCGACGCGGGAGTACACGACAGAAGCGGTTGATGAGGACGTCATTCGTCGTTTGATCAGTGCCGCTGCGCAGGCGCCCAGCGCGATGAACCAACAACCGTGGACATTTACCGTCATACGCGACCAGAGCCTGCTGGATCGGGTCTCGCGCGAAGCGAAAGCTCACCTGTTGGCGACAATACCCGCAGCGGCCCAGCCCGAGCACTTCCATACATTGCTCGATGATGAAAACTATCAAATCTTCTACCACGCGCCGGTACTCATCCTGATTTCGGGAACCGCGCCAGGTCAGTGGGTCGTCGAAGACTGCGCACTAGCTGCCGAAAACCTGATGCTTGCGGCATACGCTGAAGGACTGGGTACTTGCTGGATCGGTTTTGCCCAGGGTTTTCTAGATACGCCGCAAGGAAAGCATGTACTCGGCCTTCCCTCCGAGTGGACGCCAGTGGCGCCAATCATCGTGGGCCACCCGCAAACTGCACCCGCGCCCGTCCCCCGGAAGGAGCCAGTGATCCGCTGGATTGGGTGA